Part of the Lycium ferocissimum isolate CSIRO_LF1 chromosome 6, AGI_CSIRO_Lferr_CH_V1, whole genome shotgun sequence genome, ACCACATGCAAAAAAAACAATCACTTCCACCAAGTTaattttgtggaagaataataacacaaatagcgAAAAATTcacgaaacaaaggagatgggaTAGAACGTGAGtctttaaactttttttttttttttgaaaaaaaaaaaagaatatgacgaATCTTCTTGATGggtgagaatggaagtgaaatttttgcagaagggtgaagagaggaagaagacgatcataaaaggtaagaagttatgaaaaaagagagagaatggtaatatatattaagtgattaatattgttaccattaaaaggggatatgggattggggtgcttaatttttaggtgtatttgtgaaatggtaattcAAAATTCTTGTGTAGGTTTTcataatagttaaattagaaaagtatttagttattattagtaattaaaataaaagatagtTATTCTGCAAttaattatgtattagaagtaGGTATGTATGCGTAAAAATTCCAATAATAAAAGTGCCTAGagtataattttatttagaacCATTTCATATTAGATCCACCTGCTCAAAACCAAAGCTGTTTTTCATCAACCTTTTTCTCAGTACTATATAACAGTTgcaaaaaaggtcaaaaaacATCCATGGATCCTTCAGATAATAATAATCCTCAATCTTTACCTTATATTACTAGTAACAATCCTCTTCAATTCACCATTCATTTGCCCAATTCAAACCCTAATTCTActcccaatttcacttcaattccaaacccTAACCCTAACCCGAATTCTAACCCGATTTCTGATTCGATATCAGATCAGCTTCTTTCGTTATCTATTCCAACTAAAAGGAGACGAGGTAGGCCTCGAATTACGACGTCGTCTTTGGACCAGGTATATCACAATTTCCCTATTTCCTAAAATGTTTTATatcctgtttggccaagctttttagaggccaaaagtgcttatttttaaaaagtgagaTTGTTGGCCaagtttttgggagaaaatagtCGTAgaagctgtttttttttttttttttactcccttcgacccaaaataagtgtcgctTTAGCAAACAAATTTGCCCCAAAATAACTGTggctttaggaattcaagacaaaaaagaGTATTCCATACGTCCATCTTACTATATCACCCCTAATTATTACTAAATCATCTAATGgttgaaatcaatcaaacaatactttaaaagttgtgtACCATTAACAATTCCTTgaagtttccaacccaataatTAATAGTCAGGGTAAAACATATATGAAATGGTGAATTATCTCTTGGTTTTCCAAACCGGACAAGTAAGAATGAACATCTATTTTTAGTGTAGAGGACAAGCAAAgttggacggagggagtaattgttTCCAACTATACCCTTATATTAAAGAACTACTTCTTAAAAGTGCTCAGTTCTCAAGaaacatctaataaataggGGTAACTTGGTAAACTATACAACAACAGTATAGCccgtgtaatcccacaagtgggatcTGACGAGGGTTGAATGTAcatagaccttacccctaccttgggaaactatacattatatttattatttttctaaatgggCTTGAAGTGAACTAAagcgacacttattttgggatagagggagtagaAGCAAAAAGAGAAAAGTACCTTTCCCCAAAAAATACTGTTTTTGAAAAGCATTTTTGAGAATACACTTGGAAGCACTTTTTGAAAGCTAGGCTAAACACTAATTGCGCctaaaagtgctttttaaattgattaacAGAAAATGCTTCTCACCGAAAGTACtttttacttttgaaaaaaaagcaCTTAACTTTTCTGACACCTCTAGCTTCGAATTCCGAAGGTCTAAAGGATCGTTAGGCCACTATTTCATTCAAAAAAAGTTCttattttagaagcttggccaaacaggctattaattAGTTATAACTGTAATGACAATATACAGTACCCATCTTCATTATCATTTCCTTCTTCTGTCCAGTTTAGCAAAACCCTTGTGGACAATTCGAATCTTGTGCGTAATTTGACTGCTAGAACAGTTACTGCTTCCGATGCTTCGGATGAGATTATTGTAATTAACAAAGAGGCAACGACTGAGGCGTTAATTGCTCTAACTGCTGGGTTTCCAGCTGACTCTTTGACTGACGAGGAAATCGAGGCTGGGGTTGTTTCTGTAGTGGGTGGTATCGAGCAGGTTAATTACATTCTAATTAGAAACCATATAATTACCAAATGGCGCGAAAATGTATCGACTTGGATAACGAAAGAGATGTTTGTTGACGTTATACCTAAGCATTGTAGTGCTCTGCTGGATTCTGCTTATAACTATGTGTTATCACGTGGGTATATTAATTTTGGAGTTGCTCCGGCCATTAAGGATAAGATTCCAGCTGAGCGGAGTAAGCCTAGTGTGATCATTATTGGGGCAGGACTTGCGGGGTTGGCTGCAGCGAGGCAGTTGATGTTGTTTGGGTTTAAGGTTACAGTTTTGGAGGGAAGAAAGCGTGCGGGTGGAAGAGTGTACACTAAAAAGATGGAAGGTGGGAATAAGGTGGCTGCTGCTGATCTAGGAGGGAGTGTGTTGACGGGTACGCTTGGGAACCCGCTTGGTCTTTTGGCACGGCAGCTCTCTTACACACTTCACAAGGTCAGAGACAAATGCCCTCTTTATCGTGTCGATGGGAAGCCAGTTGATCAAGATTTAGATCACAAGGTGGAGGTAGCTTATAACCTACTTTTGGAGAAGGCAAGCAAGCTCAGGCAGCTAATGGGAGAAGTTTCACAGGATGTTTCTCTTGGAGCAGCATTGGAGACTTTCCGTCAGGATTATGAGGATTCCGTGAATGAAGAGGAGATGGGTTTGTTTAATTGGCATCTCGCAAATCTGGAATATGCAAATGCAGGTCTGATTTCTAAGCTTTCCTTAGCATTTTGGGACCAAGATGACCCTTTTGACATGGGAGGGGATCACTGCTTCCTGCCTGGAGGAAATGGAAAAATAGTTCAGGCATTGGCCGAAAATGTACCTATTCTTTATGAAAAAATTGTGCATACCATTCGTTATGGTAGCGATGGAGTACAGGTTGTCGCTGGGGGCCAAGTATTTGAAGGAGATATGGCACTGTGCACTGTTCCGCTTGGAGTTTTAAAAGGTGGTTCTATGAAGTTCATTCCAGAGTTGCCTCAGCGGAAGCTTGACGGAATAAAAAGATTGGGATTTGGATTGTTAAATAAAGTTGCAATGCTTTTCCCGTATGTGTTCTGGGGCACTGATCTCGATACCTTTGGACATCTTACTGATAATTCTAGTAGCAGGGGTGAATTCTTTCTGTTTTATAGCTATGCAACTGTTGCTGGTGGTCCCTTATTGTTAGCTCTAGTTGCTGGAGAAGCTGCGCACAAGTTTGAGACCATGCCCCCGACTGATGCAGTGACAAAAGTTCTTCAAATTCTAAAAGGTAAAATGCAGTTTTTGTTGCAACTGACTTCtataattttgaaatttaatttctCATTCTGTTGTATAAGATATCATTCAGCAtagtaaaaagaagaaaaaacaataaTTTGGTGAgcagaaaaattaaattttctcaAGGAGATAATGGCATTTTCTCTTGGTTGTCTTGGTTAGAAGAGATGGACCGAGTAACAGTGACATGACTTTTTTATGATCAATGCTCTCAGTTTTGAATCATTTATCTCACTAGGTTGATACTTTAGAAAAGGTGGACTATGAATCAGTGCCGAATAATCCTTTAGTTTTTTACCCGCAAGGGTGGCCGAGTTGGTTGAGCAAGTAATCTCCCAAATGGGGGGTCTCAGGTTTGAACCCCCTGCATGCTTTCTCGGTCGAGCTTGTTGCACAGGGCTTGGCTAGTGCGGTttacctctcctgtgtggtttgcaaACCACACAGGCTATTACACTGGAGCAGGGTTTaccttgtgcacacccaaagagTAGTGGGTGCGGGTTCCTTTGTGAAACACACGTATTCTAAAACTAGTAATTATATAAATGTATGGCAGGGGAGATGTCTCTCTTTGAGGGAGACAAACTTGAAGAGAAAGTAGGAATATAGGGTTTTCTTCAGTACATATCAACTTCTTATGTTCATCCAACCAACCCAGAAGAAGGCTagtgtttattttttccttgTAATTATTGTTAGTAGACATGCCTTATAGTAACGTTTATAATGAAAAAAAGTTGGGCCACATCCCTCTTTCCcaaaagaaggaattattttGATGTGAAAAAGGAAAACGTGGGGGCGAGGAGGGTGAAAAGcttactctttttccttcttcatcTTGACTCTACTATCTGCTTTAGTTAATCTATCTTCAGTATTTTGCATTTGATAGAAATATGTGGTTGTGTATCTCTCTATATCAGTAAAGATAAAATATTCTTGTTACATGGAGCTTGGGGTTCTTGATTCTGATATAGTAATGAGAATTGCGACATTGCTATCAGGTATATATGAACCACAAGGAATTGAAGTGCCAGAGCCCATCCAAACTGTCTGTACAAGATGGGGAAGTGATCCTTTCAGCTTGGGTTCTTACTCTAATGTTGCAGTCGGGGCATCAGGAGATGACTATGATATTTTAGCAGAAAGTGTGGGCGATGGCAGACTTTTCTTTGCTGGTGAGGCC contains:
- the LOC132059095 gene encoding protein FLOWERING LOCUS D; this encodes MDPSDNNNPQSLPYITSNNPLQFTIHLPNSNPNSTPNFTSIPNPNPNPNSNPISDSISDQLLSLSIPTKRRRGRPRITTSSLDQFSKTLVDNSNLVRNLTARTVTASDASDEIIVINKEATTEALIALTAGFPADSLTDEEIEAGVVSVVGGIEQVNYILIRNHIITKWRENVSTWITKEMFVDVIPKHCSALLDSAYNYVLSRGYINFGVAPAIKDKIPAERSKPSVIIIGAGLAGLAAARQLMLFGFKVTVLEGRKRAGGRVYTKKMEGGNKVAAADLGGSVLTGTLGNPLGLLARQLSYTLHKVRDKCPLYRVDGKPVDQDLDHKVEVAYNLLLEKASKLRQLMGEVSQDVSLGAALETFRQDYEDSVNEEEMGLFNWHLANLEYANAGLISKLSLAFWDQDDPFDMGGDHCFLPGGNGKIVQALAENVPILYEKIVHTIRYGSDGVQVVAGGQVFEGDMALCTVPLGVLKGGSMKFIPELPQRKLDGIKRLGFGLLNKVAMLFPYVFWGTDLDTFGHLTDNSSSRGEFFLFYSYATVAGGPLLLALVAGEAAHKFETMPPTDAVTKVLQILKGIYEPQGIEVPEPIQTVCTRWGSDPFSLGSYSNVAVGASGDDYDILAESVGDGRLFFAGEATNRRYPATMHGAFLSGLREAANIAHHAKVRTMSLKVEKKPSKSAYSYACVLDDLFREPDVEFGSFSIIFAKKSSDLDSPAILRVTFSGPQARNHDGIRPDRHLSNKLLFQQLQSHFNNQHELHVYALLTKQQALDLREVRGGDEMRLNFLSEKLGVKLIGRKGLGPNIDSIIASIKADRGKRKPGSRSLTLKSGVTKSKGTTLKRKIVRKAKVVSGGDRTTSSPAAISRIKAVGSTSTANSPTNVDLEPKPVCTIGSVASPSLNIGVNDNMGSKSVASSSVYVLPNASIGDKFEGNSGSSTPPILDAGGKTGSNGNAPSYPRSIYDDSTNTCAPPSSGNSAS